One window from the genome of Nicotiana sylvestris chromosome 9, ASM39365v2, whole genome shotgun sequence encodes:
- the LOC104238773 gene encoding CASP-like protein 1E2 produces MMDTNGGELDGCSEEIKKMKTVEINNTGSEPKNSCRSYEMVLRMMGLIFTLVAAIVAGTNKDTQDVAITLVDGLPPLHLTLTAKWNYMSSTVYFVVVNAIACAYAATSMAFPALNMGGSRRNWACSSMLVIALDLTMVALLFSANGASAAIGVIALNGNSHTHWHKVCYAFKRYCIQGGAALVMSMLGSFFFLCLVLLLPLNLHRTASLNI; encoded by the exons ATGATGGACACAAATGGAGGAGAACTTGATGGGTGCAGCGAGGAGATCAAGAAAATGAAGACAGTGGAGATAAATAACACAGGTTCTGAGCCAAAAAATAGTTGTAGAAGCTATGAAATGGTGTTAAGAATGATGGGGCTAATATTCACTCTAGTAGCGGCTATTGTGGCTGGCACCAACAAAGATACTCAGGATGTTGCCATAACTCTCGTAGACGGCTTACCTCCTTTGCACCTTACTCTAACTGCCAAATGGAATTATATGTCTTCCACTGT GTACTTTGTGGTAGTGAATGCAATAGCATGTGCATATGCAGCAACATCAATGGCGTTTCCAGCTCTAAATATGGGTGGAAGTAGAAGAAATTGGGCATGCTCTTCAATGCTTGTTATTGCTCTAGACCTCACAATGGTGGCGCTGCTCTTCTCGGCCAACGGGGCTTCAGCTGCAATTGGAGTCATTGCACTGAATGGCAACTCTCATACGCATTGGCACAAGGTTTGTTACGCTTTCAAGAGATATTGCATCCAAGGGGGAGCTGCTCTTGTTATGTCTATGCTCGGTTCATTCTTCTTTCTTTGCCTGGTGTTGCTCCTCCCTTTGAATCTTCACAGAACAGCTTCTCTAAATATTTAA
- the LOC104238772 gene encoding zinc finger protein CONSTANS-LIKE 13 isoform X2 translates to MTELKEDQEDQNQQPQRRLCDFCGENTALLYCRADSAKLCFSCDREVHSTNQLFTKHTRWLLCDSCDSSPASILCCTDSCVFCQNCDWESHNLSLSPAHERRPLEGFTGCPCVSELLSILGFEDLGKKALLYGDSVTSDGGGYGFSDWLVWDTPSVVSLDDLIAPNDSAHNFQAIGVPPLPKNRNAACGKHKEEILSQLRELSKLEPNSSDDQDDIVAFQFMEPAQNRHLGFKGSGFMQNSEHAVVPSSEGSAFNWCSDTGEFTDQGFSSSLADCFIETKCLLPDRDSDVGDASGGANEEQSHNPSIAETFQMVPKVAHRELNSQERETAVSRYKEKKKTRRYEKHIRYVSRKVRAESRTRIKGRFAKMDMHQ, encoded by the exons ATGACTGAACTGAAAGAGGATCAAGAAGATCAGAATCAGCAGCCACAAAGGCGGCTCTGTGATTTCTGCGGTGAAAATACTGCACTTTTATACTGTAGAGCAGATTCTGCTAAGCTCTGTTTTAGCTGTGACCGTGAAGTTCATTCCACTAATCAGCTTTTCACTAAGCATACACGTTGGCTGCTCTGTGATTCTTGTGATTCATCTCCAGCTTCTATATTGTGTTGTACGGACAGTTGTGTTTTCTGTCAGAATTGTGATTGGGAATCTCATAATCTGTCCCTTTCACCTGCTCATGAAAGGAGACCACTTGAAGGTTTTACAGGGTGTCCTTGTGTATCTGAATTGTTGTCAATTCTTGGATTTGAAGATTTGGGGAAGAAGGCTCTTTTGTATGGGGACTCTGTTACTTCAGATGGAGGAGGATATGGTTTCTCAGATTGGCTTGTCTGGGATACTCCTTCTGTTGTTAGTCTTGATGATTTGATTGCTCCTAATGATTCTGCACATAATTTTCAAGCTATTGGGGTTCCTCCTCTGCCCAAG AACCGAAATGCTGCATGTGGGAAACACAAGGAAGAAATACTTAGTCAGCTTCGTGAACTATCAAAGCTGGAACCAAATTCTAGTGATGATCAAGATGATATTGTAGCATTTCAGTTCATGGAACCTGCCCAAAATCGTCATTTGGGATTTAAAGGTTCAGGATTTATGCAGAATTCAGAGCACGCTGTAGTTCCTTCCTCTGAG GGAAGTGCCTTTAACTGGTGCAGTGATACTGGCGAATTCACAGATCAaggcttttcttcttctttagcaGATTGCTTCATTGAAACAAAGTGTTTACTTCCCGACAGAGATTCAGATGTTGGTGATGCTTCTGGTGGAGCAAATGAAGAACAATCTCATAATCCTTCCATTGCTGAAACATTCCAAATGGTACCTAAAGTTGCTCATCGTGAGTTAAACAGCCAAGAAAGAGAAACTGCTGTCTCACGGTAcaaggagaaaaagaaaacaaggag ATATGAGAAGCATATTAGGTACGTGTCAAGGAAGGTTCGGGCAGAAAGTAGGACAAGAATCAAGGGGCGTTTTGCCAAGATGGACATGCATCAGTAA
- the LOC104238772 gene encoding zinc finger protein CONSTANS-LIKE 13 isoform X1 has protein sequence MTELKEDQEDQNQQPQRRLCDFCGENTALLYCRADSAKLCFSCDREVHSTNQLFTKHTRWLLCDSCDSSPASILCCTDSCVFCQNCDWESHNLSLSPAHERRPLEGFTGCPCVSELLSILGFEDLGKKALLYGDSVTSDGGGYGFSDWLVWDTPSVVSLDDLIAPNDSAHNFQAIGVPPLPKNRNAACGKHKEEILSQLRELSKLEPNSSDDQDDIVAFQFMEPAQNRHLGFKGSGFMQNSEHAVVPSSEGSAFNWCSDTGEFTDQGFSSSLADCFIETKCLLPDRDSDVGDASGGANEEQSHNPSIAETFQMVPKVAHRELNSQERETAVSRYKEKKKTRRYRHSLFHSVFSPFKFQVCGVSVYRPPVMFKSKYSKFLIAIF, from the exons ATGACTGAACTGAAAGAGGATCAAGAAGATCAGAATCAGCAGCCACAAAGGCGGCTCTGTGATTTCTGCGGTGAAAATACTGCACTTTTATACTGTAGAGCAGATTCTGCTAAGCTCTGTTTTAGCTGTGACCGTGAAGTTCATTCCACTAATCAGCTTTTCACTAAGCATACACGTTGGCTGCTCTGTGATTCTTGTGATTCATCTCCAGCTTCTATATTGTGTTGTACGGACAGTTGTGTTTTCTGTCAGAATTGTGATTGGGAATCTCATAATCTGTCCCTTTCACCTGCTCATGAAAGGAGACCACTTGAAGGTTTTACAGGGTGTCCTTGTGTATCTGAATTGTTGTCAATTCTTGGATTTGAAGATTTGGGGAAGAAGGCTCTTTTGTATGGGGACTCTGTTACTTCAGATGGAGGAGGATATGGTTTCTCAGATTGGCTTGTCTGGGATACTCCTTCTGTTGTTAGTCTTGATGATTTGATTGCTCCTAATGATTCTGCACATAATTTTCAAGCTATTGGGGTTCCTCCTCTGCCCAAG AACCGAAATGCTGCATGTGGGAAACACAAGGAAGAAATACTTAGTCAGCTTCGTGAACTATCAAAGCTGGAACCAAATTCTAGTGATGATCAAGATGATATTGTAGCATTTCAGTTCATGGAACCTGCCCAAAATCGTCATTTGGGATTTAAAGGTTCAGGATTTATGCAGAATTCAGAGCACGCTGTAGTTCCTTCCTCTGAG GGAAGTGCCTTTAACTGGTGCAGTGATACTGGCGAATTCACAGATCAaggcttttcttcttctttagcaGATTGCTTCATTGAAACAAAGTGTTTACTTCCCGACAGAGATTCAGATGTTGGTGATGCTTCTGGTGGAGCAAATGAAGAACAATCTCATAATCCTTCCATTGCTGAAACATTCCAAATGGTACCTAAAGTTGCTCATCGTGAGTTAAACAGCCAAGAAAGAGAAACTGCTGTCTCACGGTAcaaggagaaaaagaaaacaaggaggtATAGACACTCGCTTTTTCATTCTGTGTTTAgtcctttcaaatttcaagtctGTGGTGTATCAGTGTATAGGCCTCCTGTGATGTTCAAGTCTAAATATTCTAAATTTCTTATTGCTATCTTTTAA